One part of the Phragmites australis chromosome 3, lpPhrAust1.1, whole genome shotgun sequence genome encodes these proteins:
- the LOC133912952 gene encoding glycosyltransferase BC10-like: MTSPATTTYTSPFVLSVLLLLSIPVVFLLAPRLLPPKTLPAISDADESDDLALFRRAILSSSTATPTPSSAASYFFRRRPAPKVAFLFLTNSDLVFSPLWEKFFRGHHHLFNLYVHADPYSVLELPPTPSFRGRFVPAKATQRASPTLISAARRLLATALLDDPSNQFFALLSQSCIPLHPFPTLYNALVSDNAGPHGRHRSFIEIKDNIDNDSTLLHDRYYARGDDVMLPEVPYDQFRAGSQFFVLIRRHAIMVVRDMRLWKKFKQPCLIKRRDSCYPEEHYFPTLLDMQDPEGCTKYTLTRVNWTDSVAGHPHTYRPGEVSASLIRELRKSNGIYSYMFARKFAPECLEPLMEIADSVILHD, translated from the coding sequence ATGAcgtcgccggcgacgacgacgtACACCTCACCGTTCGTGCTCTCCGTGCTCCTGCTCCTCTCCATCCcggtcgtcttcctcctcgcgCCGCGCCTCCTCCCGCCCAAGACGCTCCCGGCCATCTCGGACGCCGACGAGTCCGACGACCTCGCCCTCTTCCGCCGCgccatcctctcctcctccaccgccacgCCGACGCCCTCCTCCGCAGCCTCCTACTTCTTCCGCCGACGCCCGGCCCCCAAGGtcgccttcctcttcctcaccaactCCGACCTCGTCTTTTCCCCGCTCTGGGAGAAGTTTTTCCgcggccaccaccacctcttCAACCTCTACGTCCACGCCGACCCCTACTCCGTCCTCGAGCTGCCTCCCACTCCCTCCTTCCGCGGCCGCTTCGTCCCCGCCAAGGCCACGCAGCGCGCCTCCCCTACCCTCATCTCCGCCGCGCGCCGCCTGCTCGCCACAGCGCTCCTCGACGACCCGTCCAACCAGTTCTTTGCGCTCCTGTCGCAGTCCTGCATCCCGCTCCACCCGTTCCCTACCCTCTACAATGCACTCGTATCCGACAATGCCGGCCCTCATGGCCGCCACCGCAGCTTCATAGAGATAAAGGACAACATTGACAACGACTCCACGCTGCTACACGATAGGTACTATGCCCGAGGTGATGACGTGATGCTCCCGGAGGTGCCATATGATCAGTTCCGCGCCGGGTCGCAGTTCTTTGTGCTGATCAGGAGGCATGCCATCATGGTCGTGAGGGATATGCGGCTGTGGAAGAAGTTCAAGCAGCCCTGTCTGATCAAGCGCAGGGATTCATGCTACCCGGAGGAGCATTATTTCCCCACATTGCTGGATATGCAGGATCCTGAGGGTTGCACCAAGTATACCCTGACAAGGGTAAATTGGACAGATTCGGTCGCGGGTCACCCACACACATACCGGCCTGGAGAGGTGTCGGCGAGCCTGATCAGGGAGCTGAGGAAGTCGAACGGGATATACTCATACATGTTTGCCCGCAAGTTTGCTCCTGAGTGCCTTGAGCCATTGATGGAGATTGCGGACTCAGTCATCCTACACGACTAG